CGGTCGCGCCCGCCTTCCTCATCGGTCCCGAGTGGCTCGATCGCGTCGCGGGCGACGACGTCGAGCTGTCCTGCCGCGTGCTGCCTGAGCCCGACTGGTGGGCGCTCAAGATCGCGCGTCCGGCGGCGACGCCCGTCGCGACCGAGGAGCCGAAGACAACCGCGAAGGCCCAGCTCCAGCTGCTCGCCGTGGAGCCAGCGAAGACGCCCACAGCGCCGCCGGCTGCGACGACAGAGCCCACGCTCGTCGCGCACCTGCGCACGTCCAAGCTCTTCACGCAGCAGACCTCGGGCGTGCCCAAGCCAGACGTCGAGCGCGTACTCACGTGGCTCGCGGTGCTCGTCGAGGCGGGCGGCAGCCTGACCGCCACTGACTTCGCGCGGCTCTGCGGTGTGCGCCCCCATCAGGTTGGCGGCGCTGTCGCGCGCATGGGTGTTCTGAACGCTGACGGCTTCGCCATCGTCGAGCACGACGTCGCGGGGCGCCGAGTCGTTCTGCACAAGGCGAGGTTGCTCTCGCAGTTTGGAGTTACCGAATGAGCGAGACGAGTGGACCGAGCGTCCTCCTCCGCAAAGACGTCATCGAGGCGCTGCGCCGAGGTACGGTACCGCGGCGAGGTCTCGAGCTGTTCGCGGTCGGCACCGACCGCTTCTCCGTTTCCCTGAAAGAGGAGCTCGACCGCTGCGCCACGGGCGGCGCGGTGTTCAAGGCGCTGCGGGGCGACTTCGGGTGCGGCAAGAGCTTCACCGCGCGCTGGTATCAGCAGCAGGCGCTCGCGCGCGGCTTCGCCGTCGCGGAGGTGCAGATCTCCGAGAACGACACGCCGCTGCACCGGCTCGAGACGGTCTACCGCCGCGCGACCGAAGGCCTGCGCACGGCCGAGTGGGACACCGGCGCGTTCCGCGCGATCATCTCTCAGTGGCTGATGGGCCTCGAAGAAGAGGTCTCGCGCACGCTCCGCGATCCCGACGACTTGAATGCGCTCGCGGAAGGCGTTGGCAATCTGCTCGAGGCGCGGCTGAAGGACGTGAGCGCCGTACAGCCACAGTACGCGGCGGTGCTTCGCGCCTACCACGCAGCGGAGGTCGGGGGTGACCACGCGCTCGCAGAGGGCCTCATCGCGTGGCTGATGGGACAGCCGAACGTCAGCGCAGACCTCAAGAGGCAGGCGGGCATCAAGGGCGAGATCGATCACACTGGAGCGCTCGGCTTCCTGCGCGGGCTACTCGCGGTGCTCCAGCAGTGCGGGCGACCTGGGCTCTTGCTCGTGCTCGACGAGGTCGAGACCATCCAGCGGGTTCGCTCCGACAGCCGCGACAAGAGCCTCGAGGCGATCCGCAAGCTCATCGACGACCTGTACGGCGGGCGCTTCGCGGGGCTCTACATCCTCATCACCGGCACGCCCGCGTTCTTCGACGGACCGAATGGCGTGAAGCGCCTGCCGCCGCTCGCTCAGCGCCTGTACGTCGACTTCACGGGCGACGCGAAGTGGGACAACCCGCGCGAGGTGCAGGTGCGCCTGTTCCCCTTCGACCAGCAGCGGCTGCTCGAGGTGGGCCGGCGCGTCCGGGATCTGTACCCGACCGAGCATGCGGACCGCATGAAGGCGCGCGTCGGCGACGCGGTTCTCACGGCGCTCGCGCACGAGGTCGCCGGGAAGCTCGGCGGCAAGGTCGGTGTGGCTCCACGCATCTATTTGCGAAAGCTCGTCGCGAGCATCCTTGACCGCGTCGACCTGTTCCCCGATTTCGACCCGGCCAGAGACCTCGACATCCGCATCGATGCAGAGGAGCTCACGCTCGAAGAGCAGGCGGCGGCCGCCGGCAAGAAGCCGGACGACATCGAGATCGACCTGTGACGACGCCCGCCGCCCGGACGCCATCGACCGCCTGAGCCCTGCCGTTCGCTACCAGATCGCGAACGGGCTGGGCTGGAGCGGTCTGCGTCCGGTGCAGGCGCTCTCGACCGACGCGATCCTCGACGGCGCGAACTGCGTCGTGCTCGCGCCCACCGCGGGCGGCAAGACGGAGGCGGCGTTCCTCCCGCTCTTGTCGAAGATGGATGCCGAGGACTGGCGGGGCGTCTCGGTGCTCTACGTCGCGCCGATTCGCGCGCTCCTCAACAACCAGGAGTCGCGGCTCTCGACCCTCACGGGGCTGATCGGCAGGCGCGCCGGCAAGTGGCACGGCGACGTGAAGGCACCCGCGCGCCGTCGCATGATCGACGAACCGCCCGACGTGCTCGCCATCACGCCCGAGTCGCTCGAAGCGATGCTGCTTTCAACGCGCACGCCCGCGCGCCGCTTCCTTGCGCACGTGCGTGCCGTCGTCATCGACGAGGTACACGCGTTCGCGGGCGATGATCGCGGCGCACACCTAGTGGCACTGCTCGAGCGCGTCACGCGGATCGCGGAGAACGACATCCAGCGCATCGGTCTGTCGGCGACCGTCGGAGATCCCGAGGTCATCGTCCAGTGGCTCAGCGGCAGCAGCCTACGGCCGCAGCGGGTCGTCGACCCGGGCGGTCCCCGCAAGCCGCCGGAACTTTCGCTCGACTTCGTCGGGACGCTCGACAACGCGGCGCTGCTCATTGATCGCCTCTACCCGGGCACGCGACGGCTGGTGTTCGTCGACAGCCGCAGGCGCGTCGAGGAGCTCGGGCACCGTCTCTCGCAGCGCGGCGTGGACGTCTACCTGTCGCACTCGTCGCTGGCGCTGTCGCAACGCACGGCCGCCGAGAAGGCCTTCGAGGAGGGCAGCAACTGCGTGATCGTCGCGACCTCGGCGCTCGAGCTCGGCATCGACGTTGGCGACCTGGACCACGTGATTCAGATCGACGCCCCGAGCAGCGTCTCGTCGTTCTTGCAGCGCATGGGGCGGACGGGCCGACGCGCGGGCTCAACGGCCAACTGCACCTTCCTCGCGACCGATGACGACGCGCTTCTGCGCGCCGCCGCCATCATCGACCTGTTCAGGAGGGGCTACATCGAACCTGCTGCGCCGTCGGCCTGGTCGCCGCATGTGCTCGCGCACCAGGCCATCGCGCTGGCGATGCAGGAGCAGGGCTCGGCCACTCACGCATGGTGGAACTGGCTCGAAGGCTGCGCCGCCTTCCGCAAGGTCTCGGCACCAGAGCGCGAGAGCATCGTCCGCCACATGGTCGACAACGACATCCTCGTCGAGGCCGACGCGCGCCTAGCCCTCGGCGCGCGAGGCGAAAAGCTCTACGGAGCGAAGAACTTTCTGGAGCTCTACGCGGTGTTCTCGACGCCACGCGTGCTCCGGGTGATGCACGGCCAGTCGGAGGTGGGCGTCGTCGACGCGTCGTTCCTTCAGGACAAGGAGCAGAAGGTGCCAAACTTCGTGCTCGCCGGACGCCCTTGGCGCATCGCCGGCGTTGACTGGAAGGGCGGCACGTGTTCCGTCGAGCCCGCCGAGGTGGGCGGCTACCCGCGCTGGTTCGGCCTGCCCGTGAGCCTCGAACGCTCGCTCTGCCAGGCCATGCGACGCGTCCTCGCGAGCAAGGACACCGACCCCTCCTGGTCCAAGCGCGCCGTCACGCAGCTCGAGCTGCAGCGCGAGTCGCACGCATTCCTC
This sequence is a window from Myxococcales bacterium. Protein-coding genes within it:
- the brxD gene encoding BREX system ATP-binding protein BrxD → MSETSGPSVLLRKDVIEALRRGTVPRRGLELFAVGTDRFSVSLKEELDRCATGGAVFKALRGDFGCGKSFTARWYQQQALARGFAVAEVQISENDTPLHRLETVYRRATEGLRTAEWDTGAFRAIISQWLMGLEEEVSRTLRDPDDLNALAEGVGNLLEARLKDVSAVQPQYAAVLRAYHAAEVGGDHALAEGLIAWLMGQPNVSADLKRQAGIKGEIDHTGALGFLRGLLAVLQQCGRPGLLLVLDEVETIQRVRSDSRDKSLEAIRKLIDDLYGGRFAGLYILITGTPAFFDGPNGVKRLPPLAQRLYVDFTGDAKWDNPREVQVRLFPFDQQRLLEVGRRVRDLYPTEHADRMKARVGDAVLTALAHEVAGKLGGKVGVAPRIYLRKLVASILDRVDLFPDFDPARDLDIRIDAEELTLEEQAAAAGKKPDDIEIDL
- a CDS encoding DEAD/DEAH box helicase, with the translated sequence MQRSSRSKSRRRPPARSRTTSRSTCDDARRPDAIDRLSPAVRYQIANGLGWSGLRPVQALSTDAILDGANCVVLAPTAGGKTEAAFLPLLSKMDAEDWRGVSVLYVAPIRALLNNQESRLSTLTGLIGRRAGKWHGDVKAPARRRMIDEPPDVLAITPESLEAMLLSTRTPARRFLAHVRAVVIDEVHAFAGDDRGAHLVALLERVTRIAENDIQRIGLSATVGDPEVIVQWLSGSSLRPQRVVDPGGPRKPPELSLDFVGTLDNAALLIDRLYPGTRRLVFVDSRRRVEELGHRLSQRGVDVYLSHSSLALSQRTAAEKAFEEGSNCVIVATSALELGIDVGDLDHVIQIDAPSSVSSFLQRMGRTGRRAGSTANCTFLATDDDALLRAAAIIDLFRRGYIEPAAPSAWSPHVLAHQAIALAMQEQGSATHAWWNWLEGCAAFRKVSAPERESIVRHMVDNDILVEADARLALGARGEKLYGAKNFLELYAVFSTPRVLRVMHGQSEVGVVDASFLQDKEQKVPNFVLAGRPWRIAGVDWKGGTCSVEPAEVGGYPRWFGLPVSLERSLCQAMRRVLASKDTDPSWSKRAVTQLELQRESHAFLEDSSLPLEEDPDGRCRWWTFGGAAGNRVLAGFLELKLGERVSPSNTFITFSSGAAASAVAIRQAIDALAARALTWDDAARLVDPGQRSRVSKFQPCLPPDIEHGLIARETMNVEDASATLVEWKRRAQHGEGDA